The following are encoded together in the Cryptococcus neoformans var. neoformans JEC21 chromosome 9 sequence genome:
- a CDS encoding chitinase, putative, protein MLLSTPAFLSFALLLVSQSSAQGHTAPPGRHRHPRIFKDLQERGQLDERLLPITATTTVVVPMTATRTIWVDSTQLVLGDGGNDGDNDASGDVSSVWSSQASQSTEGASTSSEAMLPTASASSSVSDLTSSSYDTDAQSSSFVTGSYIEDVTATSSLLSDSLPTSSSISSDYPSLSVSQSEASSSTTGVATSSATVTDSSFSTFAEEPASTGSSSSQSIAADSAPSSSASTSASTGSSSSRPTSLPQTESATKSEDLGAASTNIASNATVSDNVSVSESQWASVTSTKSSSISETGSASLSGSESVSLSDSFSISATSTDSAAVIGTASSSYSRFESSATASETASASANETGSKTKSHGNWWETSTSSSAWASSSLSASESASESASLTASGTVSVSDSSTWPESASVSSAATATTFESSTSISATSTSTSSSSSPTSTLASTLMLGYYPDWSAYYLSPESVDWDRFDILDFAFAIPNSDGSLYFTDDSSTDSLQRLVTTGHAAGKRVKLSIGGWTGSAYFSTIVADDSLRATFVSNIYDIYNQYNLDGIDIDWEYPGTAGADGNAVSSDDSANFLIFLQDLRAALPSEAIITSATQVWPFADSNGNPMTDVSEFAKVLDWILIMNYDVWGSSSTPGPNAPLSDGCGNSTQPLANAYAAVSSWTSAGMPANQITLGVPAYGYIQVSSASSLIQRRSLPLLPHKRSKHAKKASYVTVQNESGGTTDGQVMWYGLLNQGALTLSDGEYVATGGFTRHWDDCSSTPWLKSSESGQIVTYDDPQSMNLKAQFAAQAGLRGCNVFSVDGDWTGSSWPLTDAVRSGLGLPAV, encoded by the exons ATGTTACTCTCAACTCCAGCCTTCCTTTCATttgccctccttctcgtctcCCAGTCCTCCGCCCAGGGACACACTGCTCCTCCTGGCCGACACCGTCACCCTAGGATCTTCAAAGACCTTCAAGAGCGTGGCCAACTGGATGAGCGGTTGCTCCCTATCACCGCTACCACCACTGTTGTGGTCCCCATGACCGCCACCAGGACTATCTGGGTTGATTCCACTCAGTTAGTCCTTGGTGACGGTGGTAATGATGGAGACAATGATGCTTCAGGCGATGTTAGCAGTGTTTGGTCTTCGCAGGCGAGCCAGAGCACTGAAGGAGCATCCACAAGCAGTGAAGCTATGTTACCTACCGCctcagcatcatcatcagttTCAGACTtgacatcatcttcctACGACACCGACGCCcagtcatcatcctttGTCACCGGCTCTTACATCGAAGATGTCACGGCGACGTCTAGTCTTCTTTCCGATTCCCTTcctacttcctcctccatctcctccgattatccttccctttctgtTTCCCAATCTGaagcctcttcttccaccactgGTGTCGCCACATCCTCAGCCACTGTGACCGACTCCAGCTTTTCTACCTTTGCTGAAGAGCCAGCCTCAACTGgatcttcatcgtctcAGTCAATTGCTGCCGATTCTGCTCCTAGCTCTTCCGCTTCGACATCGGCTTCAACAGGATCGAGCTCTTCTCGGCCTACATCGCTGCCCCAAACCGAGTCAGCGACCAAGTCTGAGGATTTGGGCGCCGCGTCGACTAACATTGCCAGCAATGCCACCGTGTCTGACAATGTGAGTGTGTCGGAAAGTCAGTGGGCGTCAGTAACCTCGACCAAGAGCTCTTCTATCTCCGAAACCGGATCAGCAAGCTTGTCTGGGAGTGAGTCTGTATCCCTCTCCGACTCATTCTCTATCTCTGCGACATCTACAGATTCTGCGGCGGTTATAGGAACGGCTAGCTCTTCTTACTCTAGATTCGAGTCATCAGCCACTGCTTCTGAGACTGCCTCAGCTTCGGCCAATGAGACAGGTTCCAAGACCAAGTCGCACGGGAACTGGTGGGAGACTagcacctcttcttccgcctgggcttcttcctctttgagCGCATCTGAAAGCGCCTCAGAGAGCGCTTCTTTGACAGCGTCGGGTACGGTCTCTGTTTCTGACTCTTCAACATGGCCTGAGAGCGCTTCAGTCTCCTCTGCTGCCACAGCTACAACCTTTGAATCATCTACTTCCATTTCCGCCACCTCTACCTCTACCTCtagctcttcttcgcctaCCTCTACTCTTGCCTCTACTCTCATGTTGGGATATTATCCTGATTGGTCCGCCTACTACCTTTCTCCAGAGTCTGTCGACTGGGACCGCTTCGACATCCTTGACTTTGCTTTCGCCATCCCCAACTCTGACGGATCCCTCTACTTCACCGATGATAGCTCTACAGACTCCCTTCAGCGATTGGTCACTACTGGTCACGCTGCGGGTAAGCGAGTCAAATTGTCGATCGGTGGCTGGACTGGGTCTGCGTACTTCTCTACCATTGTGGCCGATGATTCTCTCCGAGCTACCTTTGTAAGCAATATCTATGACATCTACAACCAATACAACCTCGATGGTATCGATATTGATTGGGAGTACCCTGGTACTGCCGGTGCCGATGGTAACGCCGTGTCATCTGATGACTCTGCCAACTTCCTCATTTTCCTTCAAGACTTGAGGGCCGCTTTGCCAAGCGAGGCCATCATCACCTCTGCAACGCAAGTCTGGCCATTTGCGGACAGCAATGGTAACCCGATGACCGATGTGAGCGAGTTTGCCAAGGTCCTTGACTGGATTTTGATCATGAACTACGATGTCTGGGGTT CTTCCAGCACCCCTGGTCCCAATGCTCCTCTCTCTGATGGTTGCGGTAACTCTACTCAGCCTCTCGCCAACGCTTATGCTGCAGTTTCCTCATGGACCAGTGCTGGCATGCCCGCAAACCAGATCACCCTCGGTGTCCCTGC CTATGGTTATATCCAAGTCtcttcggcttcttcccttATTCAGCGAcgctctctccctcttctccctcacaAACGATCTAAGCACGCCAAGAAGGCCAGCTACGTCACAGTTCAGAACGAGTCTGGAGGTACGACCGACGGTCAAGTCATGTGGTATGGTCTCCTAAACCAAGGCGCTTTGACCTTGAGCGATGGAGAGTACGTCGCTACCGGTGGTTTCACCAGACATTGGGATGACTGTTCTAGTACT CCTTGGCTCAAGTCTTCTGAATCCGGCCAAATCGTCACCTACGATGACCCCCAATCTATGAACCTCAAGGCTCAGTTCGCTGCTCAGGCTGGGTTGAGGGGATGTAATGTCTTCTCTGTCGATGGTGACTGGACGGGCTCGTCCTGGCCTTTGACAGATGCTGTCAGGAGTGGTTTGGGACTTCCCGCTGTGTAA